The following DNA comes from Thermodesulfovibrionales bacterium.
CGACACGAAGATCATCGGCATGACTGGAAGTCATAAGGACACAGTTGTGGAGGGAAAGGCAGAGGAGCATCTGTTCCACCTTCTCGAGAAGCCCTTCGAGATCAGCGAATTGAAGGCAGTGGCCGCTCAGGCGTTGGGAAATGGCTTCGGAAAGCCTTTTGCACACGAGAGGAGGGCACGGCGGATACCCTCGAACGAAGCCGTCACCTATTCTATCACCACGCTTGAGTATGGAATACCCACCACCTTAAGTCTCAGGGGCCAGCTTATCGATATAAGTGACATCGGTGCCAGCCTTAAAACGCTTTATCCGCTCGAACCGGGTCAGATGATCGTCATGGTCCTCAATGCAAAGAAGTCTCCTTACCGAACAGGGATTGTCAGGCGAAGCGAGGTGATCGACGAGAATAGGATGCAGCGTGTCGGTATCGAGTTCTTAGAGTGCTGAGAAAACACGCCCTCATTTTTCCCTGGGCTACCCGTCTAACCCCAGCTTCTTTGCCTGATATCTGAAGGAATCATAACTTATGCGCAGCAGCTTGGCCGCAACGG
Coding sequences within:
- a CDS encoding response regulator; protein product: MERALIIDDDQLIHYAISKTLKGECGEVKMVTAATDALREISSCCYCLCFFNIGLPGVDSIGLLEKITEISPDTKIIGMTGSHKDTVVEGKAEEHLFHLLEKPFEISELKAVAAQALGNGFGKPFAHERRARRIPSNEAVTYSITTLEYGIPTTLSLRGQLIDISDIGASLKTLYPLEPGQMIVMVLNAKKSPYRTGIVRRSEVIDENRMQRVGIEFLEC